From Pseudomonas sp. LS1212, the proteins below share one genomic window:
- a CDS encoding cytochrome ubiquinol oxidase subunit I, whose product MFGLEAIDLARIQFAFTVSFHILFPAITIGLASYLAVLEGLWLKTREDVYRDLYHFWSKIFAVNFGMGVVSGLVMAYQFGTNWSRFSDFAGSVTGPLLTYEVLTAFFLEAGFLGVMLFGWNRVGRGLHFFATVMVAIGTLVSTFWILASNSWMQTPQGYEIVNGQVIPVDWLAVIFNPSFPYRLMHMATAAFVATAFFVGASAAWHLLRGRDNPAIRKMLSMAMWMALIVAPVQAVIGDFHGLNTLKHQPAKIAAIEGHWENVGDEPTPLILFGWPDMKAEKTRFAVEIPYLGSIILTHSLDKQIPALKEFPPEDRPNSTIVFWSFRIMVGLGMLMILTGLWSLWLRKRGTLYQSRPFLHLTLWMGPSGLIAILAGWFTTEIGRQPWVVYGLMRTSEASSGHSFTQMSLTLGLFVVVYFSLFGVGLGYMMRLVRKGPKTDEGKEPNPGGPGQKRTPARPLSAADEGIENGHSDSLSKGN is encoded by the coding sequence ATGTTCGGTTTGGAGGCAATTGATCTCGCCCGAATCCAGTTTGCATTCACTGTTTCCTTCCACATCCTGTTTCCGGCCATCACCATCGGCCTGGCGAGTTACCTGGCGGTGCTCGAAGGCTTGTGGCTGAAAACGCGTGAGGATGTCTACCGCGACCTGTACCACTTCTGGTCGAAGATCTTCGCGGTCAACTTCGGTATGGGGGTGGTCTCCGGGTTGGTCATGGCCTACCAGTTCGGGACTAACTGGAGCAGGTTTTCCGACTTTGCCGGTTCCGTCACCGGGCCCTTGCTGACCTATGAAGTACTGACGGCATTCTTCCTCGAAGCGGGTTTTCTCGGTGTCATGCTGTTCGGCTGGAACCGCGTGGGTCGCGGCCTGCATTTCTTTGCCACCGTGATGGTCGCCATCGGCACCCTGGTCTCCACCTTCTGGATCCTGGCCTCCAACAGCTGGATGCAGACGCCGCAGGGTTACGAAATCGTCAATGGCCAGGTGATCCCGGTGGACTGGCTGGCGGTGATCTTCAACCCATCCTTCCCCTATCGCCTGATGCATATGGCCACGGCCGCCTTCGTCGCCACGGCGTTCTTCGTCGGGGCCTCGGCAGCCTGGCACTTGCTGCGCGGCCGGGATAACCCGGCCATTCGCAAAATGCTCTCGATGGCCATGTGGATGGCGCTGATCGTCGCTCCTGTTCAAGCCGTGATCGGGGACTTCCACGGTCTCAATACGCTCAAGCATCAACCGGCGAAAATCGCTGCCATCGAGGGGCATTGGGAAAACGTCGGCGATGAGCCAACGCCATTGATCCTCTTCGGCTGGCCGGACATGAAAGCCGAGAAGACCCGCTTTGCCGTGGAGATTCCCTACCTGGGCAGCATCATCCTGACCCACTCCCTGGACAAGCAAATTCCGGCGCTCAAGGAATTTCCCCCCGAGGACCGTCCCAACTCGACCATCGTGTTCTGGTCATTCCGGATCATGGTCGGCCTTGGCATGCTGATGATCCTGACCGGTCTCTGGAGCCTGTGGCTGCGCAAGCGCGGGACCTTGTATCAGTCGCGTCCGTTCCTGCACCTGACCTTGTGGATGGGGCCGTCCGGCCTGATCGCGATCCTGGCGGGCTGGTTCACCACTGAAATCGGCCGTCAACCGTGGGTGGTCTATGGCCTGATGCGCACCTCCGAGGCCTCTTCGGGGCACAGCTTCACGCAGATGAGCCTGACACTCGGGTTGTTCGTGGTTGTCTATTTCTCGCTGTTCGGTGTCGGCCTGGGCTACATGATGCGCCTGGTGCGCAAGGGGCCGAAAACCGACGAGGGCAAGGAACCCAACCCGGGTGGCCCAGGCCAGAAACGCACGCCAGCACGTCCGCTTTCGGCTGCCGATGAAGGCATCGAGAACGGCCACAGTGACAGCCTGAGCAAGGGGAACTGA
- a CDS encoding DJ-1 family glyoxalase III codes for MSQRAMIAVANGVDDLQSVTLIDVLRRAGIEVVVASIEGRRMLTCARGTRLTADAMVVDVLAQEFDLIVLPGGMPGASHLGAHQPLMQRMKQQAAAGKLFAAIAEAPVFGLQAFGILRGRRMTCLPDVSHHLTGCNYVDQQVVVDGNCITAKGSGGALEFALTLVEQLAGKAKRAVLEQEMRV; via the coding sequence ATGAGCCAACGAGCCATGATTGCTGTTGCCAACGGAGTAGATGATCTGCAGAGCGTGACCCTGATTGATGTATTGCGCCGGGCCGGAATCGAAGTGGTGGTGGCCAGTATCGAAGGACGCCGCATGTTGACCTGCGCGCGCGGCACGCGGCTTACCGCCGATGCGATGGTGGTCGATGTGCTGGCCCAGGAGTTCGATCTGATCGTATTGCCGGGCGGCATGCCGGGCGCCAGTCATCTGGGGGCGCATCAACCCTTGATGCAGCGAATGAAACAGCAGGCGGCAGCCGGGAAGCTATTTGCCGCCATCGCCGAAGCTCCGGTCTTTGGCTTGCAGGCTTTCGGGATTTTGCGTGGGCGGCGCATGACCTGTCTCCCTGACGTCAGCCATCACCTGACGGGCTGCAACTATGTCGACCAGCAGGTGGTGGTCGATGGCAACTGTATTACGGCGAAGGGCTCGGGTGGTGCGCTTGAGTTTGCCTTGACGCTGGTCGAGCAGTTGGCGGGCAAGGCCAAGCGGGCGGTGTTGGAACAGGAGATGCGCGTTTAG